A genomic segment from Gadus morhua chromosome 4, gadMor3.0, whole genome shotgun sequence encodes:
- the setd9 gene encoding SET domain-containing protein 9 isoform X2, which yields MCYYLLCPIRSNVMIRAALTKFQNKWRNYRHRFVPWIALNLRRNEGSLRHVTKSIQDKPIHDEVVSETLLKLFGALLERDGADGKQSLKETRLRPKVVQTKSNDAREMHEEGRMAESDDLIFQSMGFCIHRRPSSVPLAGVGVFITKGWVPKGTVVAMYPGTVYEAYEPIFFQSLRNPFVFRCIDGVLVDGNDKGISKLVYNRRDMLGPYRLSDFSWLTNPKNPLAIGQYVNNCNDSPANVCYQEYDVPRVFPLELHQYLPNVKYSHETQRPIRCIVLVSLRDISPGEELFSNYYTIVES from the exons ATGTGTTACTATCTGTTATGTCCAATTAGGTCGAATGTCATGATCCGTGCTGCATTGACAAAATTTCAGAACAAATGGAGGAACTACCGACACAGATTTGTTCCCTGGATTGCGCTCAATCTCCGCAGAAACGAGGG GTCTCTTCGGCATGTCACAAAAAGTATTCAAGACAAGCCCATCCACGATGAGGTGGTCTCTGAGACTCTGCTGAAACTCTTTGGGGCGCTGCTGGAAAGAGACGGAGCAGATGGGAAACAGAGCCTGAAAGAGACTCGTCTAAGACCAAAAGTAGTCCAGACCAAAAGTAATGATGCCAGGGAGATGCACGAAG AAGGGCGGATGGCTGAGAGTGATGATTTGATATTTCAAAGCATGGGTTTCTGCATCCACCGTAGACCCAGCTCGGTCCCCCTGGCTGGAGTCGGGGTCTTCATCACCAAAGGATGGGTTCCCAAGGGGACGGTCGTGGCCATGTATCCAG GCACGGTCTATGAGGCTTACGAGCCCATTTTCTTCCAGTCGCTCAGAAACCCTTTTGTGTTTCGATGCATCGACGGCGTTCTGGTGGATGGTAACGATAAGGGGATTTCAAAACTGGTGTACAA CAGAAGAGACATGCTGGGCCCGTACAGGTTAAGTGATTTCAGTTGGCTGACCAATCCAAAGAACCCACTGGCTATTGGCCAATACGTCAACAATTGCAACG ACTCTCCTGCGAATGTCTGCTACCAGGAGTATGATGTCCCTAGAGTGTTTCCTCTTGAACTTCATCAGTATCTTCCAAATGTGAAGTACAGTCATGAAACACAGAG GCCTATAAGATGCATCGTCCTTGTATCTCTTAGAGATATCAGTCCTGGTGAAGAGCTCTTCTCTAACTATTACACCATCGTGGAATCGTAG
- the setd9 gene encoding SET domain-containing protein 9 isoform X1, giving the protein MCYYLLCPIRSNVMIRAALTKFQNKWRNYRHRFVPWIALNLRRNEGSLRHVTKSIQDKPIHDEVVSETLLKLFGALLERDGADGKQSLKETRLRPKVVQTKSNDAREMHEEGRMAESDDLIFQSMGFCIHRRPSSVPLAGVGVFITKGWVPKGTVVAMYPGTVYEAYEPIFFQSLRNPFVFRCIDGVLVDGNDKGISKLVYKSCSRRDMLGPYRLSDFSWLTNPKNPLAIGQYVNNCNDSPANVCYQEYDVPRVFPLELHQYLPNVKYSHETQRPIRCIVLVSLRDISPGEELFSNYYTIVES; this is encoded by the exons ATGTGTTACTATCTGTTATGTCCAATTAGGTCGAATGTCATGATCCGTGCTGCATTGACAAAATTTCAGAACAAATGGAGGAACTACCGACACAGATTTGTTCCCTGGATTGCGCTCAATCTCCGCAGAAACGAGGG GTCTCTTCGGCATGTCACAAAAAGTATTCAAGACAAGCCCATCCACGATGAGGTGGTCTCTGAGACTCTGCTGAAACTCTTTGGGGCGCTGCTGGAAAGAGACGGAGCAGATGGGAAACAGAGCCTGAAAGAGACTCGTCTAAGACCAAAAGTAGTCCAGACCAAAAGTAATGATGCCAGGGAGATGCACGAAG AAGGGCGGATGGCTGAGAGTGATGATTTGATATTTCAAAGCATGGGTTTCTGCATCCACCGTAGACCCAGCTCGGTCCCCCTGGCTGGAGTCGGGGTCTTCATCACCAAAGGATGGGTTCCCAAGGGGACGGTCGTGGCCATGTATCCAG GCACGGTCTATGAGGCTTACGAGCCCATTTTCTTCCAGTCGCTCAGAAACCCTTTTGTGTTTCGATGCATCGACGGCGTTCTGGTGGATGGTAACGATAAGGGGATTTCAAAACTGGTGTACAA GTCATGCAGCAGAAGAGACATGCTGGGCCCGTACAGGTTAAGTGATTTCAGTTGGCTGACCAATCCAAAGAACCCACTGGCTATTGGCCAATACGTCAACAATTGCAACG ACTCTCCTGCGAATGTCTGCTACCAGGAGTATGATGTCCCTAGAGTGTTTCCTCTTGAACTTCATCAGTATCTTCCAAATGTGAAGTACAGTCATGAAACACAGAG GCCTATAAGATGCATCGTCCTTGTATCTCTTAGAGATATCAGTCCTGGTGAAGAGCTCTTCTCTAACTATTACACCATCGTGGAATCGTAG
- the setd9 gene encoding SET domain-containing protein 9 isoform X3: MYPGTVYEAYEPIFFQSLRNPFVFRCIDGVLVDGNDKGISKLVYKSCSRRDMLGPYRLSDFSWLTNPKNPLAIGQYVNNCNDSPANVCYQEYDVPRVFPLELHQYLPNVKYSHETQRPIRCIVLVSLRDISPGEELFSNYYTIVES; the protein is encoded by the exons ATGTATCCAG GCACGGTCTATGAGGCTTACGAGCCCATTTTCTTCCAGTCGCTCAGAAACCCTTTTGTGTTTCGATGCATCGACGGCGTTCTGGTGGATGGTAACGATAAGGGGATTTCAAAACTGGTGTACAA GTCATGCAGCAGAAGAGACATGCTGGGCCCGTACAGGTTAAGTGATTTCAGTTGGCTGACCAATCCAAAGAACCCACTGGCTATTGGCCAATACGTCAACAATTGCAACG ACTCTCCTGCGAATGTCTGCTACCAGGAGTATGATGTCCCTAGAGTGTTTCCTCTTGAACTTCATCAGTATCTTCCAAATGTGAAGTACAGTCATGAAACACAGAG GCCTATAAGATGCATCGTCCTTGTATCTCTTAGAGATATCAGTCCTGGTGAAGAGCTCTTCTCTAACTATTACACCATCGTGGAATCGTAG